The Microcebus murinus isolate Inina chromosome 4, M.murinus_Inina_mat1.0, whole genome shotgun sequence genome has a segment encoding these proteins:
- the LOC105867894 gene encoding HAUS augmin-like complex subunit 8 yields the protein MFQKLVVIPGGGKKPSQLQKSKADRSGAGKGDLQSTLLEGHGSAPPDLDLSAINEKSAIKKTPQLEKTMSEKTASTSFSAPRKKSPTRSEEMEMMESQTLLLTLLAVKMEKGLAQFEEEAEKHLLKLCKEEEELQRKTHELRRRLLCQKKRELEEALDAQMEMLSPFQAVGERFQEQYRMLATALDATRHELPVRAIHLEGDGQQFLDALQSELETTQKLLEDLSMGTSEENVQVLDLLGELKDVAVKKDLALLRSFAQVLELSAEASKEAALINQGVWEEAQGLATPSQWYFSEDSTCEESQGATKSAALPEDSAPRAP from the exons ATGTTTCAAAAATTGGTAGTGATACCTGGAGGTGGGAAGAAACCCAGCCAGCTCCAGAAAAGCAAAG CAGACCGCAGCGGGGCCGGGAAGGGCGACCTGCAGTCCACGTTGCTGGAAGGGCACGGCTCGGCCCCACCCGACCTGGACCTCTCCGCCATCAACG AGAAAAGTGCAATCAAAAAGACTCcacaattagaaaaaacaatgtCAGAGAAAACGGCATCGACGTCATTTTCTGCCCCTCGGAAAAAGAGCCCG ACCCGGTCCGAAGAGATGGAGATGATGGAGTCGCAGACGCTGCTGCTGACTCTGCTGGCGGTCAAG ATGGAGAAGGGTCTTGCTCAGTTCGAAGAAGAGGCGGAAAAACACTTACTAAAACTGtgcaaagaggaggaggagctgcagaGAAAGACCCACGAGCTGCGGCGCAGACTTCTCTGTCAGAAGAAGCGGGAGCTGGAGGAGGCGCTTGACGCCCAG ATGGAGATGCTCAGTCCCTTCCAGGCAGTGGGCGAACGCTTCCAGGAGCAGTACAGGATGCTCGCCACGGCCCTGGACGCCACCCGGCACGAGCTGCCCGTGAGGGCGATCCACCTGGAGGGCGACGGGCAGCAGTTCTTAG ACGCCCTGCAGTCTGAATTGGAGACCACTCAGAAGCTCCTGGAAGATCTCAGCATGGGCACTTCAGAAGAAAACGTGCAGGTGCTGGACCTACTGGGCGAACTCAAAGACGTGGCCGTGAAAAAGGACCTTGCGCTCCTAAG GAGCTTCGCCCAGGTGCTGGAACTCTCCGCCGAGGCGAGCAAAGAGGCCGCCTTGATAAACCAGGGCGTCTGGGAAGAGGCCCAGGGCCTGGCGACCCCCAGCCAGTGGTACTTCAGCGAGGACAGCACCTGCGAGGAGTCCCAGGGAGCAACTAAGAGCGCAGCCCTGCCAGAGGACAGCGCGCCGCGAGCCCCGTGA